A region from the Cervus elaphus chromosome 10, mCerEla1.1, whole genome shotgun sequence genome encodes:
- the LOC122701896 gene encoding oncomodulin produces the protein MSITDVLSADDIAAALQECQDPDTFEPQKFFQTSGLAKMSASQVKDVFRFIDNDQSGYLDEEELKFFLQKFESGARELTESETKSLMAAADNDGDGKIGADEFQEMVHS, from the exons ATGAGCATCACAGATGTCCTCAGCGCTGACGACATTGCAGCAGCCCTGCAAGAGTGCCAAG ATCCAGATACCTTTGAACCCCAAAAATTCTTCCAGACATCGGGCCTCGCTAAGATGTCGGCCAGTCAGGTGAAGGATGTTTTTCGTTTCATAGACAACGACCAGAGTGGGTACCTGGATGAAGAAGAGCTGAA GTTTTTCCTCCAGAAGTTTGAGAGTGGTGCTAGAGAACTGACTGAGTCAGAAACCAAGTCCTTGATGGCAGCTGCAGACAATGACGGAGATGGGAAGATCGGGGCTGATG AATTCCAGGAAATGGTACATTCTTAA